The Primulina tabacum isolate GXHZ01 chromosome 16, ASM2559414v2, whole genome shotgun sequence genome window below encodes:
- the LOC142530006 gene encoding LOW QUALITY PROTEIN: uncharacterized protein LOC142530006 (The sequence of the model RefSeq protein was modified relative to this genomic sequence to represent the inferred CDS: substituted 1 base at 1 genomic stop codon) yields MCGRARCTLRPDDIPRACHLNGRPVRHFDMDGYRPSYNVAPGFNVPVVRRGDDGDGNGVVLHCMKWGLIPSFTEKTEKPDYFRMFNARSESLREKSSFRRLLPTNRCLVSVEGFYEWKKDGKKKQPYYIHFKDGRPLVFAALFDSWKNSGEVIYTFTIVTTSSXSALEWLHDRMPVILGDKESTDLWLNDAFSSDLDKIFKPYEVSDLAWYPVTPAMGKLSCDGPECIKKIQVKAEETKSISHFFSTKVSRSPEPEPELEKTTIKEEILEAGQPKYVKEEPESHSKFDNTRMKDEPIEAGHQKFVNEEPEPRYDHHESITEEDENELKGDVATLLSKGVSPVKRGYEEFSTAAKPFAKETRRQHKSSDRKRGKGPTDRQPTLFSYFGRS; encoded by the exons ATGTGCGGAAGAGCTCGTTGTACCCTGAGGCCCGATGACATCCCTCGGGCCTGCCATCTCAACGGTAGACCCGTTCGTCACTTCGACATGGACGG GTACCGGCCATCGTATAACGTGGCGCCGGGTTTCAATGTTCCAGTGGTTCGGAGAGGCGATGATGGAGATGGCAATGGCGTCGTGCTCCATTGTATGAAATGGGGGCTGATTCCGAGCTTCACCGAGAAAACTGAGAAACCTGATTACTTCAGGATG TTCAATGCTCGATCCGAATCACTAAGAGAGAAGTCTTCGTTTCGACGCCTTCTTCCAACAAATAGATGTTTGGTGTCTGTTGAAGG GTTTTACGAATGGAAGAAAGACGGCAAAAAAAAACAACCTTACTATATTCATTTTAAGGATGGTCGTCCCCTGGTGTTTGCCGCTCTATTTGATTCTTGGAAGAATTCTGGAG AAGTCATTTATACCTTCACAATTGTCACAACTTCGTCGTGATCGGCTCTGGAATGGCTGCATG ACAGGATGCCTGTTATCTTGGGTGACAAAGAATCAACTGATTTGTGGCTGAATGATGCTTTCTCATCTGATCTTGACAAAATTTTCAAACCATATGAAGTATCTGATTTG GCATGGTACCCTGTGACACCTGCAATGGGTAAGCTTTCTTGTGACGGACCAGAGTGCATTAAAAAG ATACAGGTAAAAGCCGAAGAAACTAAATCAATTTCACATTTTTTCTCAACAAAAGTGAGCAGATCACCGGAGCCGGAGCCAGAACTTGAAAAAACCAcaattaaggaagagattttaGAAGCTGGCCAGCCAAAATATGTCAAAGAGGAACCTGAAAGccattcaaaatttgataataccAGAATGAAGGATGAACCTATTGAAGCTGGTCATCAGAAATTTGTGAACGAGGAACCTGAACCCCGATATGATCACCATGAATCTATTACCGAGGAAGATGAAAATGAATTGAAAGGTGATGTTGCTACTCTACTGTCCAAAGGGGTTTCTCCTGTGAAACGAGGCTATGAAGAGTTTTCCACTGCTGCTAAGCCATTTGCAAAAGAAACCCGCCGGCAGCATAAAAGTTCAGACCGAAAGAGAGGCAAGGGACCAACTGATAGACAGCCGACACTATTTTCTTACTTTGGGAGAAGCTAA